Proteins from one Telopea speciosissima isolate NSW1024214 ecotype Mountain lineage chromosome 1, Tspe_v1, whole genome shotgun sequence genomic window:
- the LOC122672105 gene encoding auxin transporter-like protein 2 yields the protein MLPQKQAEEAIVTNYSETTEPDGKEEESEVQSKFNLKGFLWHGGSVYDAWFSCASNQVAQVLLTLPYSFSQLGILSGVIFQLFYGIMGSWTAYLISVLYIEYRSRKEKENVSFKNHVIQWFEVLDGLLGPYWKAVGLAFNCTFLLFGSVIQLIACASNIYYINDHLDKRTWTYIFGACCATTVFIPSFHNYRIWSFLGLGMTTYTAWYLTIASLVHGQVDGVKHTAPTKLVLYFTGATNILYTFGGHAVTVEIMHAMWKPQKFKYIYLLATLYVFTLTIPSAVSVYWAFGDQLLDHSNAFSLLPKNGFRDAAVILMLIHQFITFGFACTPLYFVWEKVIGMHDTKSICLRALARLPVVIPIWFLAIIFPFFGPINSAVGALLVSFTVYIIPSLAHMLTYRKASARQNAAEKPPFFLPSWTAMYVVNAFIVVWVFVVGFGFGGWASMTNFVRQVNTFGLFAKCYQCKPPAPKHN from the exons AAGCCGAAGAAGCCATCGTCACGAACTACAGCGAAACTACGGAGCCTGATGGGAAGGAGGAAGAGTCAGAAGTTCAGTCCAAGTTCAACCTGAAGGGCTTTCTCTGGCATGGTGGCTCTGTTTACGATGCCTGGTTCAGCTGCGCTTCAAATCAA GTAGCCCAGGTTTTGCTAACGCTACCATACTCATTCTCTCAGCTGGGCATACTTTCTGGTGTCATATTTCAACTGTTCTATGGCATCATGGGTAGCTGGACAGCTTACCTTATAAGTGTTCTATACATCGAGTACCGGAGccggaaggagaaggaaaacgTGAGCTTTAAGAACCATGTCATTCAG TGGTTCGAAGTACTGGATGGACTGTTGGGTCCATACTGGAAAGCTGTCGGACTGGCATTTAACTGTACCTTTCTCCTCTTTGGGTCTGTTATACAGCTCATAGCTTGCGCAAG TAATATATATTACATAAACGACCATTTGGACAAGAGGACATGGACGTACATCTTCGGAGCTTGCTGTGCAACGACGGTGTTCATACCCTCCTTCCATAACTACCGGATTTGGTCTTTTCTAGGACTCGGAATGACCACCTACACTGCCTGGTACTTGACCATCGCTTCCCTCGTCCACGGCCAG GTTGACGGAGTAAAACACACGGCTCCGACGAAGTTGGTTCTGTATTTCACCGGCGCTACCAATATCCTCTACACTTTCGGTGGACACGCTGTCACTGT GGAAATAATGCACGCGATGTGGAAGCCGCAGAAATTCAAGTACATTTACTTGCTGGCTACTCTGTACGTTTTCACCCTAACGATTCCGTCGGCGGTTTCCGTATACTGGGCCTTCGGCGACCAGCTCCTCGACCACTCAAAcgccttctctctccttcccaagAATGGCTTCCGTGATGCCGCCGTTATCTTGATGCTCATTCACCAG TTCATAACCTTTGGGTTCGCTTGTACACCGTTGTATTTCGTATGGGAGAAGGTGATAGGAATGCACGACACCAAGAGCATATGCTTGAGAGCTCTGGCCAGGCTGCCTGTGGTGATTCCCATATGGTTTCTGGCTATCATCTTTCCCTTTTTCGGGCCCATCAACTCTGCCGTCGGTGCTCTCTTGGTTAGCTTCACCGTCTACATCATCCCTTCTCTCGCTCATATGCTAACTTACAGGAAGGCCTCTGCTCGACAG AATGCGGCAGAGAAGCCTCCTTTCTTCCTACCAAGTTGGACGGCCATGTATGTGGTTAATGCGTTTATTGTTGTTTGGGTCTTTGTGGTCGGTTTTGGGTTCGGTGGTTGGGCCAGCATGACCAATTTTGTCAGGCAAGTCAACACATTCGGTCTCTTTGCTAAGTGTTATCAGTGCAAACCACCAGCTCCCAAACATAACTGA